The following are from one region of the Dehalococcoidia bacterium genome:
- the gatC gene encoding Asp-tRNA(Asn)/Glu-tRNA(Gln) amidotransferase subunit GatC: MALTREQVLHVATLCRIGLTEEEVERFRVQLSQIVEQFAVLQQIDTTEVPPTSHSVALASVMRPDEPQAPFPREEILRNAPRREGAFFRVPLVLEES; encoded by the coding sequence ATGGCCCTGACCCGAGAACAGGTGCTCCACGTAGCCACCCTGTGCCGTATCGGCCTCACCGAGGAGGAGGTGGAGCGCTTTCGGGTGCAACTGTCCCAGATTGTGGAGCAGTTTGCGGTGCTCCAGCAGATAGACACCACCGAGGTGCCCCCCACCAGCCACTCGGTGGCCCTGGCCAGCGTCATGCGCCCCGACGAGCCCCAAGCGCCCTTCCCGCGCGAGGAGATTTTGCGCAACGCCCCCCGCCGGGAGGGGGCCTTCTTCCGCGTCCCCCTGGTGTTGGAGGAGAGTTAG
- a CDS encoding amidase family protein produces the protein MPPLYALTVHQAHALLRRREVSALEVTRAVLERIRQVEPLLNAYITVTEDLALQQAQEADRRIAQGEMTPLTGIPMQIKDV, from the coding sequence ATGCCCCCCCTCTACGCCCTCACGGTGCACCAGGCCCATGCCCTCCTGCGCCGGCGAGAGGTGTCAGCCCTGGAGGTGACCCGCGCCGTCTTGGAACGAATTCGCCAGGTGGAGCCTCTGCTGAACGCCTACATCACCGTTACCGAGGACCTGGCCCTCCAGCAGGCCCAGGAGGCCGACCGACGCATCGCCCAGGGGGAGATGACCCCCCTCACGGGCATCCCCATGCAGATCAAGGATGTT